A section of the Diabrotica virgifera virgifera chromosome 8, PGI_DIABVI_V3a genome encodes:
- the LOC126890815 gene encoding uncharacterized protein LOC126890815, which produces MRIYKRMSEKGKTPPDVMLRAVREIKLNAKSIRQTAKSFDIPEATLRRFCKKFTDEEINSEVVHPSTTVGYFGNRQVFTAEQENLLEEYLKKASDIYFGLSVKEVRKFGYEYAQALKVKFPDSWNQNQIAGEDWFTAYLKRHRTLAIRTPEATSLARASSFNKENVGKFFSNLQTVLNRHRFEPFQIFNMDETGVTTVQKPNRVVARRGFKQVGRITSQEHGTLVTMALSVSATGNSIPPFFIFPRVNFKEHFLTSGPPGAAGAANPSGWMTKEHFLLFSRHFVKHVGCSLDRPSLLLLDNHDSHLSIAALNYLKNNGVTVLSFPPHCSHKLQPLDRSVYGPFKKYINSACDSWITNNPGRTMTIYDIPVIVRDALPLAATPKNIMSGFRVSGISPFNRDIFKDHEFSPGYATDRPDPLEPMNSTNQYGSKEQSDLSIESNLSDKPLCKDQPQPGCSKEPDDVSLFENKLDCQMNCSKSSIQEENENSPPITPLKLKPLPKAAARKEQPKNNKRKRHTAILTDTPVKNALEEEQNNTKTAKRRIGSKKETKAKNKKMKKIDEDCIDSDEEDCFCLYCMDKYKNSASGENWIQCSNCKMWAHEACADNPGIFFVCVNCESN; this is translated from the exons ATGCGTATCTATAAAAGAATGTCCGAGAAGGGAAAAACCCCACCAGATGTTATGCTAAGGGCAGTCAGAGAGATAAAATTAAATGCAAAATCTATAAGACAAACAGCAAAATCATTTGATATCCCCGAAGCCACTTTAAGACGGTTTTGCAAGAAATTTACGGATGAAGAGATTAACAGCGAAGTTGTTCATCCATCGACTACCGTGGGATATTTTGGAAACCGCcag GTGTTCACCGCAGAGCAGGAAAATCTCCTCGAGGAATATTTGAAAAAGGCTAGCGATATATATTTTGGCTTATCAGTCAAAGAAGTAAGAAAATTTGGTTATGAGTATGCTCAAGCGTTAAAAGTAAAATTTCCTGATTCTTGGAACCAAAACCAAATAGCTGGTGAAGATTGGTTTACGGCTTACTTAAAGCGACACAGGACACTTGCAATAAGAACCCCTGAAGCAACTAGCTTAGCGCGCGCCTCAAgttttaataaagaaaatgttggaaAGTTCTTTTCCAATTTACAAACGGTTCTAAATCGTCATAGATTTGAACCATTTCAGATTTTTAACATGGACGAAACAGGAGTAACAACAGTCCAAAAACCCAATAGAGTCGTAGCCAGACGTGGATTTAAGCAAGTGGGTCGTATAACTTCTCAAGAACACGGTACATTGGTTACTATGGCTCTCTCAGTATCTGCAACAGGAAACTCAATTccacctttttttattttcccACGAGTTAATTTTAAGGAGCATTTTCTGACTTCTGGGCCCCCTGGAGCTGCTGGAGCTGCAAATCCTTCAGGGTGGATGACAAAGGAACACTTTCTACTATTTTCTAGACATTTTGTCAAGCATGTTGGTTGTTCCTTAGACAGACCATCACTTTTATTATTGGACAACCATGATTCCCATCTGTCTATAGCTgccttaaattatttaaaaaataatgggGTGACGGTTTTATCATTCCCGCCCCATTGTTCTCATAAACTGCAGCCGCTCGATCGCTCCGTCTATGGACCGTTCAAGAAGTATATTAATTCAGCCTGTGACTCATGGATTACTAACAATCCTGGACGCACTATGACTATTTATGACATTCCGGTAATAGTTCGAGACGCATTGCCATTAGCAGCTACACCAAAAAATATTATGTCAGGGTTTAGAGTCTCTGGAATATCTCCATTTAACAGAGATATCTTTAAAGACCACGAGTTTTCGCCAGGATATGCTACTGATCGACCTGATCCACTAGAACCGATGAATTCCACCAATCAATATGGTTCTAAAGAGCAGTCAGATTTGTCAATTGAATCGAATCTGTCCGACAAGCCGTTATGCAAAGATCAGCCGCAGCCAGGATGTTCAAAGGAACCTGATGACGTTTCTCTTTTTGAAAACAAACTTGATTGTCAAATGAACTGTTCTAAAAGTTCCATTCAAGAGGAGAATGAGAACTCACCTCCTATCACTCCATTAAAATTAAAGCCTTTACCAAAAGCTGCAGCTAGAAAGGaacaacctaaaaataataaaagaaagcgTCATACAGCAATCTTGACAGATACGCCTGTAAAAAATGCTCTTGAGGAGgaacaaaataatacaaaaactgCCAAAAGAAGGATTGGTTCAAAAAAAGAAACAaaggccaaaaacaaaaaaatgaagaaaattgatGAAGATTGTATCGATTCAGACGAAGAGGACTGCTTTTGCCTCTATTGTATGGACAAATACAAAAATAGTGCTTCGGGGGAAAACTGGATACAATGCTCAAATTGCAAAATGTGGGCGCATGAGGCTTGTGCTGACAATCctggtattttttttgtttgtgtAAATTGCGAAAGCAATTAA